GTGAGGCCCGGGCGGTGGTGATCGGCCACAGGCCGGTCGCCGCGTACCACTGGCGGTATCCGGGGCGCGAGCTGCCCCGGGTCCGTACGCCGGCCATCAGGCGGGCGGGCCCGTCGGTCACGGCCGCCCACGACGGGCGTCGGGCGAGTGCCCGGGGGACGGCCAGCAGGGCCAGGCCGAGGATTCCTGGACGCCCGACCCGGAAGCGCAGTTCCAGGGGGCCGGCCGCGACGCCGATCCCGCCCGCGCGGATCCGTACGCTCACCGGGTCCGTCCGGACCTCGTCGAAGTGGTAGACGCCGGAGACGTACTCGGCAATGCGGGTGGTGGGGGCGATCAGCGTGCGCCGGCCGTCGGCGCGCTCCACCATCACGTCGCTGAACGGCCCGAACGGCGAGCGCGGCCAGTGGCCCACGACCACGCGCGTGCCGGAGGCCGTGCCGACGGCGGCGATCCAGCCGTCGAAGGTCAGCCGTTCGCGTTCCACGCCACGTGCTTGTCCGGTGTCCTGTGGCTGTGGCTGTGGCTGTGGCTGTGCCTGTGTCGGTGCCGTGGCGGGTGTGTGTCCATGACCAGCCACTCGTCCAGCTCGGGGTCGTAGAGGTTCTGGACACCGAACCGCAGCGCCTGCCAGAACGTGCCCCGGTCCTCCTCGTCGACGTGGATGTCGCCGAGCGCGAACGGCACACGCGGGTGGTTCCCGGGAGGCAGGTCCGGGAGGACCACGCCCACCCGCCAGTGGTTCACGTGCCGCTGCGGGGTGCGCCGCAGGGTCTGCCGCCCGACGAACCGGACGTTCTCGAAGCGCCGGTTCAGCGACTCCAGGTTGAAGCCCGGGATGCGTGAGCAGGGGTGCTCGTACAGGCCGGGCCACTTGTAGGTCAGCGTGCAGAGCGTGTCGCGGTAGATCAGGTTGGTGAACCAGATCGGGCACTGCGGGCCGCCCGCGGCCAGCTGGCTGTCGCCGTCCCGGACGATCCACCTGCCCTTGCCGCGGAAGTCGCGGGGGAGGCGGGGCGGAGGAGGCGTCGGCGAGGGCCGGGGGCCGGAGCCGCCGGGGCGAGGGCGGCCACCGGCGAGAGCCGCCGGTGCGGCCGTCCGGCGTACGCCTTTCCAAGCCATGGTCTCCCTCGTCCCTCGCGTCAGGCGCCCTTGCGGGGCGGAGGACAAACACGGTGATGCCGGGACACCGTCCCCGGAATCAGGGATTCCGAAACTGCCTCGCCATCACCCCGGGCGCGACCTCAGGCCTCGACGGCATCCGCCGTCGCGGAGTCCTCGGCGTCCTCGGCCTCCCAGCGGAGCAGGTCGCCCGGCTGGCACTCCAGTACCTCGCAGAGCGCGGCGAGCGTCGCGAAGCGCACCGCCTTGGCGCGGCCGTTCTTGAGCACCGCCAGGTTCGCCGGGGTGATCCCCACGCGGTCCGCGAGCTCGCCCACGGACATCTTCCGCCGGGCCAGCATCACGTCGATGTCGACGGCGATGGGCATCAGATCACCTCGTCCAACTCGGCCCGCATCCGCGCGGCTTCGCCGTCTCGCGCGACGGCCTGGGCGAGCAGCATCCGAAGTACCAGCACGATGAGCGCGACGCCGAGGACGGCCAGGCCGATCCCGCCCATGATCACGGTGACGCCCGGGTCCTCCCGCTGCCCCGGGGCGTTGATCGCCGTGACCGCGAACCACAGCAGGGCCGCCGCCACGATCGCCCAGATCACCCCGTCCACGTACCGGAACGCGGCGTGCGAGAACACGGTTCCACGGCGCACCATCGTCACCAGCCGCCACACGCAGACCAGCGCGACCTGGGCCGTCACCATGCCGAGGATCGTGATGACGCGCAGCGGCGTCAGCGGCAGCGACCCTTCCTCCGGGTCGTTCCCCAACGCCCACACCATCGACGCCTGAACGAGCACGGTGCCGGTGAGCACCACCGCGAGCACGCCGCGCAGCGTACCCACTGTCAGTCTTCCCATGAGCCATCCTTCCATCGACTTACGATGGAAACCTATCGAATATCGATAGGGTGGGCAAGGTGGGGGAGGGGACGGACGGACTGGGTGCAGGCTGGTCCGATCGGTCGGATCTGCCGGTGGTTCGCGCCGGGACGCTTCGGGCGGTCGCACGCCCGAAGCTATGAATGGGGCGCCTGACCGTCCACGAGCGTCAACCTCAGGAGCCATTCGATGCGCCCCATCAGAGCCGCCTCTCTCGGCACGGCCACCGCGCTGGCCGCCCTCCTCGCCTGCGCCCCCGCCGTGTCCGCCGCAGCGGACACCGAGCCCGCCCCCGCCAAGGACCACGCCCGGGTCATCGTCCTCACGGGCCGCCTCGCCGAGCAGTCCCGCTTCCCCGTCAACCCCGGCGGCGCGCCCGCCCAGGGCGACCGGACCGTCTTCCGCTCGATCCTCTTCGACAAGGACGGCCAGGAGGTCGGCGAGACCGGCGGTACCTGCACCACCACCCGCGTCACCAACGGCGGAGCGGAGGAGTGCGTCGTGACGTACGTCCTCCCGGGCGGGCAGCTCGCCGTCCAGGGAATGGTCTTCGGCCACCTCGTCCCGGGCCCCCCGCCGTCGTTCGACAACGCGATCACCGGCGGCACCGGCAAGTTCGACCGGGCCCGGGGCTCGGTGCACGCCGACACGATCGGGACGGGCGTCAGGCGCTTCACCATCGACCTGGAGCGCTGACCCGCGACACAGGGCGCCCCGTCGCCCCGACGGACCTGCTGCGCGGTGACGGCGACGGCGAACGGGCCGTACGGCGCCAGCGCGGAGGCGACGGGGGACGGGGCGCCCTGGGCGGTGTCAGGGTGTCACGGTGTCAGTTGTCCGAGCCTACGGTGTTGTCGTGGCCGGCGGAGAAGACGTCGTCGCCGGCGATCTGGGACCAGTCGCCGAAGACGATGGTGAACGACGGCTGCGGATGGTAGTCCACGGTCACGTCGGCGCTCGCGGCACCGGCGGTACCGAGCACGACGGCGCCGGCGGCAAGGGCGGTCAGAAGGAAACGCATGCTGCACCTCTCTGCGGAAGGGCAATGGCATGCCCAAGCTAAAGAACCGGGGCGCCAGACGGTTGCCGACTGGCGGTGCGGCCGCGAGTCTCATCCGATCGGCGGCGCCACCCCGCTCCTGCTTGAGAGACGGTGACGGGGCCTGTACGACCGACGCGGATCGGTCCGCGGGTCACCGCCCCGGTTGCACCTGCTGCAGGCGCGAGACCGCGTTCGCCTGACCGGCCGTGCCCTCGCGGATGGTCTGCGCCCGGTCCATGACCGCCCAGCCCGCCCGGCCCTCCGCATGCACCTCGTCGCGCGCGTCACGTACCCCGTAGTGCCGGAAGAGCTGCGTCTCCTCCGCCACGGACAGGACACTTCCACAGTCCAGGGCCGCGCAGGGAGCCTGCTCGATCACCGTCACCGGATACGGCACGACCAGGCGCCCGCTCTCCAGGTCTGCCTCGCGCAGCGGGACGAACACCCCACCCAGGCCGGACGCCCGATCGATGATCCGCACCCACTCGGGCCTGCCGGTGGTGTCGTCCACCAGGATGTACTCCACCAGCCCCAGGCGCTGCCCCTGGCCCGTGAAGGCCGTGCATCCCTCCATGGCCGCGATCTGCTCCTGCGTGATCACTGTTGCTCCTCAACCCCTGCCGCGCGCTCTGTCGTCCCTCGGCTACCCAGCCGAGCCGATGTGAAGCACCGCGCCGGCGGTGCCTTGTCATGGTCGGCGGACACACGGCTGGGCCCCGACCTGGGAAAGAGGTCGGGGCCCAGCCGTTGCGAGGGGTTCGCCGCAGACCGCAGACCGCAGACCGCGGACAGCGGACAGCGGACAGCGAACCGCGGACCGCCGACCGCGCTCAGCTGCGGAAGGCGTCCTTGACGTCTTCCTTCGCGTGACGGGCCTTGCCCTTGGCCTGCTCCGCCTGCCCCTCCGCGGTCATGCGCTCGTTGCCGACGGCGCGACCGACGGTCTCCTTGGCCTTGCCCTTGGCCTGCTCGGCGTGCGCCTTGCTCTTCTCAGTGCCCGACATCGGGGACCTCCTCGTTGCTGTACCGGATTGGTCGTGACCGCTCTCCTGCTCCCGATCGCCGCCCGCAAACCCGGCGTGTGGGACAAGTTCCCGGGGCTCCGGCCTGTCCTCGTCCGCCCTGCGCGCGGTGCGCCCCGCCCCGGCGTCCGGACGGCCTACTTCGCCGGGTGCGGCCGGGGGAGGGCTCCGATACTGGCCGGCAGGCCCCCGACGGCGGGGCGTCGCTGACGAAGGAGCACGGACATGAGCGGACCGATGGCCGGGGAGAGCAGTTGCCAGATGATGGAGCGCCTCGCGGACGACCTGAGGGAGAGCATCACCAAGGCGTCGGAGCGTGCGGCGAAGATCAAGGCCAGGATCGCCGAGCTGAAGGCCCAGGCGCACCCGGACCAGAGCCAGATCAGCGCCTTGGAGCAGACGCTGGAGGTCCTCCTGAAAAAGATCGAGGACGACCGCACGTCGCTGGCCGACCTGGAGTCCGTGATCAGCGAGAACTGCTAGTGCCGCGACCGCAAAGGTCACCGGGTCACGGCGCCGCACTGGGTCTACCTCGCCGGGCTCCCATCGCGGGCATCTTCCTCTGGCCCGCGAGATGAGGCCATCTCTCTGACGGCCCCCGCACACACGCCCGGTCGGCAGGAGAGTCACACTGCGTAGGTGCTGATCAGACGAGAAACCCCCGCCGACCTGGCCGCCGTCCGTGCGGTGACCATCGCCTCCTCCTACAAGCCGCACGAAGAGGAACCTGTGGAGGTGATTCTGCGGGACTCACTGCGAAAGGGTGAAGACCGGATACCCGCGCTGTCTCTGGTTGCCGAGGACAAAGACGGCGCAATCATCGGCCATGCTCTGTGCACCTGGGGCCGAATCGGTACGGTCCGAGTCCCCAACATCAGCCTGCTCGGTGTTCACTGCGACCATCGCCGCCGTGGCTTCGGAACGGCTCTGATCCATGCCGCTCTCGCCGCAGCCGACGCCCTCGACGCGCCGATGGTCGCTGTCCTCGGCGACCCCGACTTCTACGGGCGGTTCGGCTTCCGCCCGAGCACCGACCTCGGCATCGTCGGCGAGGAACCCGCCTGGGAGCACATGTTCCAGATCCGCACCCTGACCGCCTACGACCAGTCCGTACAAGGCGAATTCATTTACCCGGAACCCTTCGGCAGCATCTGACGCCGACGCGGCAGCACAGGGAAATCCCGCCTGGCTCGGTGATCCGAACGACCAGACCCAGGTCGATCAGCGCGGCCCGGGCCTTGCTCGACATTTCGAGCAACGCATAGCGTCAGGCTGTGGAGACGACGCACCGGCCGGCCGCCCGGGTCCTCTGCCTGGACGCCGCCCACCGCCTGCTTCTTCTGCACTGGCGTGATCCGTTCGACGGGACATGGCTCTGGGAGCCACCGGGCGGCGGGATCGAGCCGGGCGAGACGCCGCTGGTCGCGGCACGGCGAGAACTGGCCGAGGAAACCGGACTGGACCCGGCTGCGGTGCTCGACCGGTCTGTCCCGGTCGACCGGGACGTCCGGTGGAACGGCAAGCGGTACATCGGGACGGAGTACTTCTTCCTTGCACGGTTCGCCGACGAGCGGCCATCGCTCGTGCGGACCGGACTGCTCCCCGATGAGCAGGCCACCCTGGACGCGCACGCCTGGATCGAATGGTCGGATCTGAGTTCGCTGCGGGACCCCGTTGAGCCGCCCCAGCTGCCGGCCGTGCTCGGGGCCCTGGCACCGGACGGTCCATGGCGTGTTCGTGGGTGACGGGTGCGGCGCGGGCTGCCGGAACACCGCTCACGCACCCAACCCGGGGCCGTACCGCTCAGGCGCGTCCTGCCGAGGAGAGCCGGTCCGGGACAGCCGCCCGCTGTGAGCACCAGGCTCAGGCGTCACACCAGGGAGCGTCGCCTCAGGCGGGGTGGGCTGGGCGGCGCGAAGTGGTGGAGCGGGCGCAGCGGACGCAGGTGGTGGCCGCCGGACGGATCTCCAGGCGTTCGGGCGGAATCGCGCCGCCGCAGACATCGCAGTGTCCGTACCGGCCCTGTTCGAGCCGCCGCAGTGCCTCGTCCAGCTCTTCCAGGTGTTCGCGCGCCTGGGCCATCAGGGCAGCCACATGCGCCCGCTCGAACGCGGTGGTTCCGCCCTCGGGGTCGTGCTCGTCATCGACCGCGACCAGCGCGTTGGCTGCGACGATGCCGTCGAAGTTGGGGCGGTCGCATGCCAGGAGTAATCAGGGGGTCACGTGGGGTGGAAAGACGCGTTCGGCGACGCGATGAAGGAACTGGAGGCGATACGAAAGCAGCTCACACGTCTCGATCGACTCGATGACCCGACGGTCGGGCTGACCGCATTGCACGGTGACGTCACGCAGAGCCGCCTGAAGATTCTGGAACAGCTCCAGGCGGGCGTCACCGGACTTCGTGAGGAGAACCGAGAGGTCCGCCGTTGGCAGGACCGGATGATCAGCGACCTGAAACGAGACGCGAGGTGAGCTCCGCCAGCTCCTGGACCTGATGGACGTCCTGCGTCCTTTCGTGCCGCCCGAGGGGACAGATGACATGTCCGGCGAGGGGACCCAGACCCATCCCGGGGGTACTGCGCGGCCGCCCGAACCCGAGGCCGGCTACGGCTCGTCGGCCAACACTCGAAGGCCATCCGTCCGTCTCAACCGACACCGGCCCCCAGGGGGGAACCATGGAGAACACCGGGCACCAGCCGCAGCCCGAGTCCGGCGGGGACCAGGAACTCGCGCTGAAGAGGGCCATCGAGGCCGCCTACGAGGGCACCGTCCCGTCCGTCGGCCAGCCGGCTGCTGCCACGCCGCAAGCCTTCGTCGGCGCGGAAGATCCGCAGGTCGCCCACGGCGTCCTGCTGCTGAGGGCCGCCGGCGTGGCCTCCGCCGAACTGATCGCGCACCGGGACACCTGGGTGTGACTCGCCGCCCTGGCCGTCGACCACAGCCACTTCCGCACCCCGCCCTCGGTTGAGGACATCAAGGAGGGCCGTGTCCAGACCGTCCTGTCCGGACGCTCCCTCATCGCCCTGCTCATCGAGCTGTGGAACACCCGCTCCACCGCCACGCCGCTGCAGGGCGACTGGGCACTGGCCATGACCACCTACAACCGCGTCGCGGCAGAACTTACCGGCGTCACCGGACAAGGCGAGACCATCCGCATCGTCCTGGACGACGGTCTCTCCCGCGAGGCCGGCGACTGACTAGACCGCACCGACAAGCAGACGACGGCCGCCCGGATCGATCCGGGCGGCCGTCCTGATGCGCGAGCTGGAAAGCGCTAGGGCCGCACGGTCATAAGCGTGCGGCCCTTCGATTTACGTCTGAACCCTGGGGGTATGGCCTGCCTAAGTGGTAGGGGACCTTGCTGGCTCACGCCACTTCACCGGATGCCTGCTGCTGGGGGCGAGGCGCCGACAGCACGGTTCGCCCCGGCTCGTTCGGCACGGACCCGGCGCAGCGCTGCGGCCTCGGCCACCGCGGCCTGACGGCGCCGCTGGAGGCGAGCGTCGTCGATCGAGGCCAGCGCATCGTCCGGGGTGACGTCGGTGTCGGGGTACGCGCGGCGGCCCTCGGCCGCCCCGACCCCATCGGACCGGAACACCGCGTGGTCAAAGCCCTGACCACCCGCACGCCCACGCAGAGATACCGGCAGCTCGTCAAAGCACCGGCGGCGTACGCAGACTCCCTGGCCCAAGCACCGGAGGGCTCTGGAGGTCGCACAAGGTAACCAGACCGTGCTGATGCACCCGACGATCAAATCCTTGGACTTAACCCTTGGATTTATATCTTGACTTGATCCAAGGATTAATACCTTGGATCCATGCCAAGCAATGAGAAGCCTCGCCTCATCCCGACCGGCAAGTGCTGGTGCGGCTGCACGAAGGA
This DNA window, taken from Streptomyces sp. TN58, encodes the following:
- a CDS encoding CsbD family protein, whose translation is MSGTEKSKAHAEQAKGKAKETVGRAVGNERMTAEGQAEQAKGKARHAKEDVKDAFRS
- a CDS encoding TraR/DksA family transcriptional regulator encodes the protein MACDRPNFDGIVAANALVAVDDEHDPEGGTTAFERAHVAALMAQAREHLEELDEALRRLEQGRYGHCDVCGGAIPPERLEIRPAATTCVRCARSTTSRRPAHPA
- a CDS encoding NUDIX hydrolase, whose protein sequence is METTHRPAARVLCLDAAHRLLLLHWRDPFDGTWLWEPPGGGIEPGETPLVAARRELAEETGLDPAAVLDRSVPVDRDVRWNGKRYIGTEYFFLARFADERPSLVRTGLLPDEQATLDAHAWIEWSDLSSLRDPVEPPQLPAVLGALAPDGPWRVRG
- a CDS encoding GNAT family N-acetyltransferase, which encodes MLIRRETPADLAAVRAVTIASSYKPHEEEPVEVILRDSLRKGEDRIPALSLVAEDKDGAIIGHALCTWGRIGTVRVPNISLLGVHCDHRRRGFGTALIHAALAAADALDAPMVAVLGDPDFYGRFGFRPSTDLGIVGEEPAWEHMFQIRTLTAYDQSVQGEFIYPEPFGSI
- a CDS encoding allene oxide cyclase barrel-like domain-containing protein — its product is MRPIRAASLGTATALAALLACAPAVSAAADTEPAPAKDHARVIVLTGRLAEQSRFPVNPGGAPAQGDRTVFRSILFDKDGQEVGETGGTCTTTRVTNGGAEECVVTYVLPGGQLAVQGMVFGHLVPGPPPSFDNAITGGTGKFDRARGSVHADTIGTGVRRFTIDLER
- a CDS encoding helix-turn-helix domain-containing protein; translated protein: MPIAVDIDVMLARRKMSVGELADRVGITPANLAVLKNGRAKAVRFATLAALCEVLECQPGDLLRWEAEDAEDSATADAVEA
- a CDS encoding PRC-barrel domain-containing protein; amino-acid sequence: MITQEQIAAMEGCTAFTGQGQRLGLVEYILVDDTTGRPEWVRIIDRASGLGGVFVPLREADLESGRLVVPYPVTVIEQAPCAALDCGSVLSVAEETQLFRHYGVRDARDEVHAEGRAGWAVMDRAQTIREGTAGQANAVSRLQQVQPGR
- a CDS encoding DUF2975 domain-containing protein, which codes for MGRLTVGTLRGVLAVVLTGTVLVQASMVWALGNDPEEGSLPLTPLRVITILGMVTAQVALVCVWRLVTMVRRGTVFSHAAFRYVDGVIWAIVAAALLWFAVTAINAPGQREDPGVTVIMGGIGLAVLGVALIVLVLRMLLAQAVARDGEAARMRAELDEVI